The following is a genomic window from Nicotiana tabacum cultivar K326 chromosome 3, ASM71507v2, whole genome shotgun sequence.
TTTAGTCATGCTAGTACGTTTATTTTAGGTCTGACATTTTTTATATGTCTTTAGTTCGTCAAAGATATTTATATGTCATTATAATATTGAACTGAGATGATTTCAAATGAAGTGAAGTGATAAATGAGAATTAACCTTAGTTTGCTTGAAATTGAAACATAATACGTATAGTAGTTGTTATTGTTACAGAATGTTTACGATCTTTTAATTACTTATTGGTTTGGTGTTAGCATGTGCGGCTAGTGGTGCATTGTATGGCGTATTGCTGGGATTGACAGGATTGCCTAGCCTATATTCGTGTTTCTATAGGTCAAGAATGAGGGGACAATATGATTTGGAGGAAGCACCTTGCGTTGATTGTCTAGTTCATGTCTTCTGTGAGCCTTGTGCTCTTTGCCAAGAATACAGAGAGCTTAGGAACCGTGGCTTTGATATGGGAATTGGTAATATATAGTCATTTAATTTATTTTCCCTTTTGCTTTCTAAACTAGccctttttataatttttcactACATTGATAATGTATTGGATTTTTCTCCTAGGCTGGCAAGCTAATATGGAAAGACAAAGCAGGGGAGTTACAATGCCCCCTTTTCATGCAGGAATGACtcggtgatatatatatatatgtccaagTTTTTGCTCTTGAGGTTGTTAATTGGTATATCCTGCAGCCAAATTGTTA
Proteins encoded in this region:
- the LOC107774148 gene encoding cell number regulator 2-like, with the translated sequence MYTSAHQDYGKFTGEGYHPGPMKQPYAPPYASAAGMPVHPSATATAPWSTGLCHCFDDPANCLVTCVCPCITFGQISEIVNKGTTSCAASGALYGVLLGLTGLPSLYSCFYRSRMRGQYDLEEAPCVDCLVHVFCEPCALCQEYRELRNRGFDMGIGWQANMERQSRGVTMPPFHAGMTR